The Triticum dicoccoides isolate Atlit2015 ecotype Zavitan chromosome 6A, WEW_v2.0, whole genome shotgun sequence genome has a window encoding:
- the LOC119317364 gene encoding WD repeat domain-containing protein 83, with protein MSSAAQQLPRTESRTLSGHEGAVLAVRFNHDGKYCLSCGKDRTVRLWNPHTGAHVKTYKSHGREVRDVNASSDNAKLVSCGGDKQIFYWDVASGKVIRKFRGHNSEVNSVKFNEHNTVVLSAGYDRSVRAFDCRSQSSDPIQTIDTFQDSVMSVNVTNTEIIAGSVDGTVRTFDIRMGRETVDNLGHPVNCISLSNDRNCLLANCLDSTVRLLDKNSGEMLQEYKGHICKSFKMDCCLTNDDAFVIGGSEDGFVFFWELVDAPIVATFRAHSSVVTSVTYHPTKTCMLTSSVDGTIRVWT; from the exons ATGTCGTCGGCGGCGCAGCAGCTGCCGCGGACGGAGTCGCGGACGCTGTCGGGGCACGAGGGCGCGGTGCTCGCCGTTCGCTTCAACCACGATGGCAAGTACTGCCTGAGCTGCGGCAAGGACCGCACCGTCCGCCTCTGGAACCCCCACACCGGCGCCCACGTCAAGACCTATAAATCCCACGGTCGCGAGGTTCGCGACGTGAACGCGTCCTC GGACAACGCCAAGCTGGTGTCGTGCGGCGGGGACAAGCAGATCTTCTACTGGGATGTTGCCTCCGGCAAAGTCATCCGCAAGTTCCGCGGCCACAACAGCGAG GTCAATTCAGTGAAGTTTAATGAGCACAACACTGTTGTACTGTCAGCTGGTTATGACCGTTCGGTGCGTGCATTTGACTGCAGGTCACAGAGCAGTGATCCGATTCAG ACAATTGATACTTTTCAAGACAGTGTAATGTCAGTTAATGTAACCAACACCGAAATAATTGCTGGCAGTGTTGATGGTACTGTCCGAACATTTGATATTCGCATGGGCAG GGAGACTGTCGATAACCTGGGTCATCCTGTCAACTGTATATCTTTGTCGAATGACCGCAATTGCCTCTTGGCTAACTGTTTGGATTCTACCGTGAGGCTTCTTGACAA GAACTCTGGGGAAATGTTACAAGAGTACAAGGGCCATATATGCAAG TCCTTCAAGATGGATTGCTGCCTGACCAATGATGATGCATTTGTTATCGGCGGATCCGAGGACGGGTTTGTTTTCTTCTGGGAGTTAGTGGATGCACCTATTGTTGCGACTTTCCGAGCACATAGCTCTGTG GTTACCAGCGTCACTTATCACCCAACAAAGACCTGCATGTTGACGTCATCTGTCGATGGGACCATTCGTGTTTGGACCTGA